From the Salvia miltiorrhiza cultivar Shanhuang (shh) unplaced genomic scaffold, IMPLAD_Smil_shh original_scaffold_293, whole genome shotgun sequence genome, one window contains:
- the LOC131003911 gene encoding probable 1-deoxy-D-xylulose-5-phosphate synthase 2, chloroplastic, with the protein MASSCGVINSSFLPLLHSEDSSSLLSRTTATLPLKKHKFSVVAALQQDNTNDVAANGESLTRQKTRALNFTGDKPPTPILDTINYPNHMKNLSVEELERLADELREEIVYTVSKTGGHLSSSLGVSELTVALHHVFNTPEDKIIWDVGHQAYPHKILTGRRSRMHTIRQTFGLAGFPKRDESAHDAFGAGHSSTSISAGLGMAVGRDLLHKNNHVISVIGDGAMTAGQAYEALNNAGFLDSNLIIVLNDNKQVSLPTATIDGPAPPVGALSKALTRLQASRKFRQLREAAKGMTRQMGEQAHEIASKVDTYMKGMMGKPGASLFEELGIYYIGPVDGHNVEDLVYIFKKVKEMPAPGPVLIHIITEKGKGYPPAEVAADKMHGVVKFDPTTGKQLKSKTNTKSYTQYFAESLVAEAEHDDRIVAIHAAMGGGTGLNYFQKRFPDRCFDVGIAEQHAVTFAAGLATEGLKPFCTIYSSFLQRGYDQVVHDVDLQKLPVRFMMDRAGVVGADGPTHCGAFDTTYMACLPNMVVMAPSDELELMHMIATAAAIDDRPSCVRYPRGNGVGAPLPPNNKGTPLEIGKGRILKEGSRVAILGFGTIVQNCLAAAQLLQEHGISVTVADARFCKPLDGDLIKKLVQEHEVLITVEEGSIGGFSAHISHFLSLNGLLDGNLKWRPMVLPDRYIDHGAQTDQIEEAGLSPKHIAGTVVSLIGGGKDSLHLINNL; encoded by the exons ATGGCGTCGTCTTGTGGAGTTATCAACAGCAGTTTCTTGCCATTGCTCCATTCTGAGGATTCATCAAGCCTCTTATCTCGCACTACTGCTACTCTTCCCCTAAAAAAGCATAAG TTCTCCGTGGTAGCAGCTCTTCAACAGGATAACACCAACGACGTGGCTGCCAATGGAGAGAGTCTGACGAGGCAGAAAACAAGAGCTCTCAATTTCACCGGAGACAAGCCTCCAACTCCAATATTGGACACCATCAACTATCCAAATCACATGAAAAACCTCTCGGTCGAG GAACTGGAGAGATTGGCTGATGAATTGAGGGAAGAGATAGTGTACACGGTGTCGAAAACCGGCGGCCATTTGAGCTCGAGCTTAGGTGTATCGGAGCTCACGGTTGCATTGCATCATGTGTTCAACACACCTGAGGATAAGATCATTTGGGATGTGGGGCACCAG GCGTATCCGCACAAAATCCTGACGGGGAGGAGGTCCAGAATGCACACGATTCGACAGACTTTCGGACTAGCAGGGTTCCCTAAACGAGACGAAAGCGCCCACGACGCGTTCGGAGCCGGCCACAGCTCCACTAGTATCTCTGCTGGTCTAGGCATGGCGGTGGGGAGAGACTTATTACACAAGAACAACCATGTGATATCAGTGATCGGAGATGGCGCCATGACAGCAGGGCAGGCGTACGAGGCCCTCAACAATGCAGGATTCCTGGATTCCAATCTCATCATCGTGTTGAATGACAACAAGCAGGTCTCGCTGCCCACGGCCACCATTGACGGCCCTGCTCCGCCCGTGGGAGCCCTCAGCAAAGCCCTCACGCGTCTTCAAGCCAGCAGAAAATTCCGGCAACTCCGCGAAGCAGCAAAGGGCATGACTAGGCAGATGGGAGAGCAGGCCCATGAAATCGCATCCAAGGTTGACACCTACATGAAGGGGATGATGGGGAAGCCCGGCGCGTCCCTCTTCGAGGAGCTCGGGATTTACTACATCGGCCCCGTTGACGGCCACAACGTTGAAGATCTGGTCTACATTTTCAAGAAGGTTAAAGAAATGCCTGCGCCTGGGCCTGTCCTCATCCACATCATCACCGAGAAGGGCAAAGGCTACCCTCCCGCTGAAGTTGCTGCCGACAAGATGCATGGTGTCGTCAAGTTTGATCCTACAACCGGCAAACAGCTCAAGTCCAAAACCAATACTAAATCATACACTCAATACTTCGCCGAGTCTCTCGTGGCCGAAGCAGAGCACGACGACAGGATCGTCGCCATCCACGCCGCCATGGGGGGCGGCACGGGCCTCAACTACTTCCAGAAGCGCTTCCCCGACCGCTGCTTCGACGTGGGGATCGCCGAGCAGCACGCCGTCACTTTCGCGGCGGGGCTCGCCACGGAGGGGCTCAAGCCCTTCTGCACGATCTACTCCTCGTTCCTGCAGAGGGGGTACGATCAGGTGGTCCACGACGTGGACCTTCAGAAGCTCCCCGTGAGGTTCATGATGGACCGGGCTGGCGTCGTGGGCGCCGACGGCCCCACCCACTGCGGCGCCTTCGACACCACCTACATGGCCTGCCTGCCCAACATGGTCGTCATGGCCCCCTCCgacgagctcgagctcatgCACATGATCGCCACCGCTGCCGCCATTGACGACCGCCCTAGCTGCGTTAGATACCCCAGAGGGAACGGCGTCGGCGCGCCTCTGCCGCCTAACAACAAAGGAACTCCTTTGGAG ATTGGGAAGGGAAGGATTTTAAAAGAGGGGAGTAGAGTTGCCATTCTAGGGTTCGGAACTATAGTGCAGAACTGTTTGGCGGCGGCGCAGCTTCTTCAGGAACACGGCATCTCCGTGACCGTAGCTGATGCGAGATTCTGCAAGCCTCTGGATGGAGATCTGATCAAGAAGCTGGTGCAGGAGCATGAAGTTCTCATCACTGTTGAAGAGGGATCTATTGGTGGATTCAGCGCCCATATTTCTCATTTCTTATCCCTCAACGGACTGCTCGACGGGAACCTTAAG TGGAGGCCAATGGTGCTCCCCGACAGATACATTGATCATGGAGCACAGACTGATCAAATTGAAGAAGCTGGGCTGAGCCCCAAGCACATCGCAGGGACTGTTGTGTCACTTATTGGTGGGGGAAAAGACAGTCTTCATCTCATCAACAACTTGTAA
- the LOC131003922 gene encoding uncharacterized protein LOC131003922, with translation MNLVRGCFHYKGGVGFAFEAKLLTVISAIQIADAHGWHDLWIEADSSFVVNLLQKRASDVPWRFTAVWNSILKCLPSFRLHVMHIYREGNAVEDIMANQRVEGWWPHGIEEIKIAVRKDMATHSYVCMVK, from the coding sequence ATGAACTTGGTTCGTGGGTGCTTTCACTACAAGGGCGGCGTTGGCTTTGCGTTTGAGGCGAAGCTTCTTACCGTCATTAGCGCTATTCAAATTGCCGATGCTCATGGCTGGCACGATCTTTGGATTGAGGCTGATTCCAGTTTTGTGGTTAATTTGCTGCAGAAACGGGCGTCAGATGTTCCGTGGCGTTTTACGGCGGTTTGGAATTCTATTCTCAAATGCCTCCCGAGCTTCAGGCTTCATGTGATGCACATATACCGTGAAGGCAATGCGGTTGAGGATATCATGGCCAACCAACGTGTGGAGGGGTGGTGGCCTCATGGAATAGAGGAGATTAAAATTGCGGTGCGCAAGGATATGGCCACTCATAGCTATGTCTGTATGGTTAAATAA